The proteins below are encoded in one region of Dromaius novaehollandiae isolate bDroNov1 chromosome 9, bDroNov1.hap1, whole genome shotgun sequence:
- the MTERF4 gene encoding transcription termination factor 4, mitochondrial → MAARLLRGCRWARAGPSWAPPLAAAAGLGLWPCRGSGSGSGSGSGSGSGSGSGSGSGAAGGAELAPLLALGFSEAQALRLRAAPPGRDPQRRLRAAAQLLLLGLSAEAALRALEGCPDLLRLTAGQLEARAGYLRRLGLGQGQLPRVLGRCPQLFSLRRKQMEAVVRLLRERCLFTAEQLTEVLHTCPGVLLREPHHLQLHFQYAYFRMGVQQKAMVKARLFGTPFAELRSRHVFLERLGLYQTPHKGQTQISNPKLKAILHLPEEDFLASLARSTPEEYEVFKKLLAREEEEEEEDDDDEEEEEDDDDEEEEEDEEEDRDALYAEGDNNSDSRGTRS, encoded by the exons ATGGCGGCGCGGCTGCTGCGCGGCTGCCGctgggcgcgggccgggccgagctGGGCGcctccgctcgccgccgccgccggcctcgggCTCTGGCCCTgccgcggctccggctccggctccggctccggctccggctccggctccggctccggctccggcagcggcagcggggcggcgggcggcgccgagcTGGCCCCGCTGCTGGCCCTGGGCTTCAGCGAGGCGCAGGCGCTGCGgctccgggccgcgccgccgggccgcgacCCCcagcggcggctgcgggcggcggcgcagctgctgctgctgggcctcaGCGCCgaggcggcgctgcgggcgctgGAGGGCTGCCCGGACCTGCTGCGGCTCACGGCGGGGCAGCTGGAGGCCCGCGCCGGCTACCTGCGGCGCCTGGGGCTCGGCCAAG gTCAGCTGCCGCGGGTGCTGGGCCGCTGCCCGCAGCTCTTCAGCCTGCGCAGGAAGCAGATGGAGGCGGTGGTGCGGCTGCTGCGGGAGCGGTGCCTCTTCACGGCGGAGCAGCTGACGGAGGTGCTGCACACCTGCCCCGGCGTGCTGCTGCGGGAGCCGCACCACCTCCAGCTCCACTTCCAG TACGCGTACTTCAGGATGGGAGTCCAGCAGAAGGCCATGGTGAAGGCCCGCCTCTTCGGAACGCCCTTCGCTGAGCTCAGGAGCCGGCACGTCTTCTTGGAGCGCCTGGGGCTCTACCAGACCCCGCACAAAGGCCAGACCCAGATCAGCAACCCCAAGCTGAAGGCGATCCTTCACCTCCCAGAAGAAGACttcctggccagcctggcccgCTCCACGCCGGAGGAGTACGAGGTCTTCAAGAAACTGCTGGCtcgagaggaggaggaggaagaagaggatgatgatgatgaagaggaggaagaggatgatgatgatgaagaggaggaagaggatgaggaggaagacAGGGATGCACTGTATGCAGAGGGAGACAACAACTCGGACAGCAGAGGCACGAGGAGTTGA